The genomic segment CGGTAAACTCGGTGCAGCGCCATTTTCCATGACCGGTCAGCCAAATGCGATGGGAGGGCGTGAAGTCGGTGGTCTGGCCAATATGCTGGCTGCACATCTGGATTTAGAAAATTCGGGACATCAGCAGTTGGTACAAGATTTCTGGCAAAGTCCGTATATTGCTAAACAAGCAGGACTGAAAGCAGTTGATTTATTCCAGGCCGTTGAAAGTGGCAAGATCAAGGCGATCTGGATTATGGCCACCAATCCGGTGGTCAGCTTGCCCGATGCCGATCAAGTGAAGCGTGCTCTGGATAAATGTGAATTCGTAGTGGTCTCTGATATCTGTCAGGATACGGATACTACTCAATATGCTGATGTATTACTTCCAGCTTTAGGCTGGGGCGAAAAAGATGGAACCGTCACCAATTCGGAACGCCGTATTTCAAGGCAACATGCCTTTTTAGATGCGCCGGGTGAAGCCAAATCCGACTGGTGGGCGATTGCACAGGTGGCGAAGCAAATGGGCTTCAGAGGGTTTGATTTTCACAATAGCCATGAAATTTTTAAAGAACATGCCGGACTCTCTGCCTATCAGAATGTAGAAATTTCCCAACGTCTAGAAACCCCATATTTCCGTTATTTTAATCTGCAAGGCTTGAGTAATTTAACCGCAGAAGAATATGACAAACTGGAACCAGTGCAATGGCCGGTTTGGGATAAACAGCAACCTGCTCAATCTGTAGGACGATTATTTGCCCAAGGCCAGTTCAGTCATGCTGATAGTAAAGCCAAGTTTATTGCCACAACTGCGATTGATCCGGTTAATCAGGTTTCCAGTGAATATTCTTTAATTCTGAATACCGGCCGGATTCGTGACCAATGGCATACCATGAGCCGCACTGGATTATCTGCCAATCTCAGTACACATCGTGCCGAACCTTACTGTGAAATTCACCCGAATGATGCACTGAAATACGGGATTCAGGATGGTGAACTGGTCGAAGTTCGTTCTGAATGGGGACAATGTATTTTACGTGCTCAGGTTAGTGACGATATCCGTCGTGGTCAGGTCTTTGCACCAATCCACTGGAATGATCAGGCGGCATCCGATGCACGTATCGGCAAGCTGGTGAATCCGGTGGTCGATGCCATTTCTGGCGAGCCTGAGTTTAAGCATACGCCAGTGTTGATCCAGCCATTCCATACCCAGTGGCAGGGCGTGCTGTATGTACGTGAAGGTTATGAAAGTTATGTGCAACCCTTTATTGATAAAACCATCTGGTGGACCAAGGTAAAGGCTATTCGTGCGACACGTTATGAAATTGCGGATCGTCAGAAATTCAATACCACAACCCAACAGTTAAAGAACTTATTGCCTTTTACTGAAGAGGACTTTGAATGGCTAAATCTGGAGGACCAGACCGCGCATATCAGCCATAGCATAGTGTTGCAGGACGGCAAGCTGATTGCCAGCCTGTATATCGCACCAAAAGAGCTGTTGCCAGATCGCGACTGGTTATCGGGGCTATTTCAGCGT from the Acinetobacter sp. YWS30-1 genome contains:
- a CDS encoding molybdopterin-dependent oxidoreductase, which produces MNSIPVVEIESSTELKTKTTQTTCPYCGVGCGVTVHVTSTTSGPKVTVEGDANHLSNFGKLCIKGSNLADTLGLETRLLQPMLGRKDQREDTSWDTAVSSIANKFQQCIDQYGRDSIAFYVSGQLLTEDYYVVNKFVKGYLGTANIDTNSRLCMSSAVAAHKRAFGEDLVPASYEDFEHTDMVVLVGSNTAWCHPVLYQRIMKAKEQRDLFVVVVDPRFTSTCEAADLHLPILPGQDVALFNGLLQYLWKNSHADQEFIAQHTQGLEQALVQSEAESPIQEVAQRTGIAVEKLQTFYQKFAQTEKVMTLFSMGVNQSSQGVNKANSIINCHLLTGKIGKLGAAPFSMTGQPNAMGGREVGGLANMLAAHLDLENSGHQQLVQDFWQSPYIAKQAGLKAVDLFQAVESGKIKAIWIMATNPVVSLPDADQVKRALDKCEFVVVSDICQDTDTTQYADVLLPALGWGEKDGTVTNSERRISRQHAFLDAPGEAKSDWWAIAQVAKQMGFRGFDFHNSHEIFKEHAGLSAYQNVEISQRLETPYFRYFNLQGLSNLTAEEYDKLEPVQWPVWDKQQPAQSVGRLFAQGQFSHADSKAKFIATTAIDPVNQVSSEYSLILNTGRIRDQWHTMSRTGLSANLSTHRAEPYCEIHPNDALKYGIQDGELVEVRSEWGQCILRAQVSDDIRRGQVFAPIHWNDQAASDARIGKLVNPVVDAISGEPEFKHTPVLIQPFHTQWQGVLYVREGYESYVQPFIDKTIWWTKVKAIRATRYEIADRQKFNTTTQQLKNLLPFTEEDFEWLNLEDQTAHISHSIVLQDGKLIASLYIAPKELLPDRDWLSGLFQRERLSAMHRKALLAGQAISMSKSEGALVCSCFKVGKNRIIQTIKEKNITNEKQVTACLKAGGNCGSCLPEIRGLIKACQTESV